In the Brachionichthys hirsutus isolate HB-005 chromosome 1, CSIRO-AGI_Bhir_v1, whole genome shotgun sequence genome, TGTGATAAACTCTGTCAGATTGTATTTCAGAACTAGGTagtgtgaatgtttttttatgtcactATTATGACATTTCAGTGGAGCGGTTTTCTCTTTTGAAGCCTGTTGATCATCCTATTTCCATCAATGCATGGGAATAAGACTGCGTTTACCTTTTTGTTGGGCAATAAAGAAGAGGTGTACGATTTGATCATTGTCAAGATGGTTACCAGTGGAAATGATGAATATTAACATTTGGCTTTCATTCCTGTTACTGATTTAGGATCTGTATGCTGGGAAACAGGACTTTGGTGAGAGATCAATTTGATGTGTGTTCAAAGACTGTGCTGGTGGGAAACGTCACGATGCCCAGTCAGCTGTGGGACAGGTTCTGTGTGCAGGGGAACATGAGCAGCCCTCAGTGTGACGATTACTTTATCCAGAACAATGTTACAGAAATACAGGGCATCCCTGGACTGGGCAGTGGTATTGTAAGAGGTAACTTTTCAGTAATATACTGGCAATTAAGGAGATAATGCTTAAATATACATGTATGAAGCATGTCTTCACATCACATAGACATCAGTGTATAGTACTTAACAATGCAGCTTAACTTGAAAATGCTTGTTTTACTACTACTaatcaatacaaataatagcaacgctaaaaacaacaacaacaataacaataccAATTTTAAAGGCTTGCTTCAGACTTGATTCCTCTTCTGTTCATTTTTGATGACTGTTCTCTGTTTTTAGAAAACATGTGGAGCAACTACCTGCAAAAGGGGGAGATCTTAGAGAAACCTGGGCTACAGTCAGTAGATGCCCACGGGGCCATGGAGAGCTTTGGCATGTATGTGTCTGCAGACATAGCTACATCATTCACGCTGCTGGTGGGAATCTTCTTCCCATCCGCCACAGGTATAAagatgttgtaaaaaaaacagagttgTTATAGCAcacaactattttattttattttatttttctgaaaccTGTAAATCAGCAAATTATAATATTCTGATGGCTGGAATTAGGATACGCGATACTGACTTGTTATGTATATGCAACATCaagtctatatatatatatatttatatatattcaacAGCTTCAACAACTCCTTTGCTTTAATatgcaacacattttttttcttttaggtATTATGGCCGGCTCCAACAGATCTGGCGATCTCCGAGATGCTCAGAAGTCCATCCCCGTGGGAACCATTTTGGCTATTACAACAACTTCCCTTGTTTGTATCCTTAATTTATTTAGGTTCTATTTGCAATAAACCTAAAAGTCGTGTTTCTTTGAAAATAattgaaatgcaaatgtgaatATGTCCCCTTGATCTCCTTTACTTTACATTCAGATATAACTTCTGTGGTTCTGTTTGGCTCTTGCATTGAAGGAGTAGTCCTGAGGGACAAGTATATGTTCATTTGTATCCCTATTTTAAGTTGATACATTTGTGAAAAAGGTTTTTGTAcagtaaaatacaatacaaGTTTGGCACTTGCTTGCAGGTTTGGGGATGCTGTTAGGAAATATTTGGTGGTTGGAACCCTCTCTTGGCCGTCTCCATGGGTCATTGTCATTGGTTCCTTCTTCTCTACAATCGGGGCGGGCCTCCAGTCCCTCACGGGGGCTCCTCGACTTCTACAGGCCATTGCCAAGGACAACATAATCCCGTTCCTTAGGGTAAGACAGTACACACCACTGATGATATATTGTACTGCCTTATTTTGCTGCAAATCACATGATAGAAATTGTTCATATTGATTTAAAAGACAGACAGTCGAAAGGCTGACTGACATGCATGTTAATTTAAACATGATTTAGTACAAAGGAAGAAGTGATTTAAATTGCATGCATGAtatgagattcttttttttttgcttcaggtCTTTGGTCACGGGAAGATCAATGGAGAGCCTACATGGGCACTGCTTCTGACGGGGCTCATAGCTGAGCTGGGAATCCTTATTGCATCACTGGATATGGTGGCGCCAATCCTTTCCATGTAAGTACATATGCTAGGAATAAGACATACAAGTAAAATAAGTGCATACTACATCTTAACTAATTTGCTTCTATGACTTCTTAATTCCCCTGATGACATGGCAATCAGTGTAGTGAAAGCTCTCTTTTTATTATTCAACAGGTTCTTCTTGATGTGCTATCTCTTTGTAAACTTAGCCTGTGCGGTACAGACTCTGTTACGCACCCCCAACTGGAGGCCACGGTTTACATATTACCACTGGTGAGTGAAGCTTTATCgccaccatattttttttttgagcttTATGACTTTTACATTACAAAACCACCACTGTAATACTCATGACACAGTTGTcctcataaaataataatgcatgtGTAAACGGATATGCAAATACTATGTCTGTGCTTCGGTATGTGCAAAAACGTAACTTTGGGCTTCATCATTTGCACCCACAGGGCTCTGTCTTTCCTTGGTATGAGCATGTGTCTGGCGCTAATGTTCATCTCCTCGTGGTATTATGCTATTGTGGCCATGGGCATTGCTGGGATGATCTACAAGTACATTGAGTACCAGGGGTATGTCTGGCTCCTAAATCACACTTTTGCTTCTTAATATGAGGGTTGCATTCTTTGGGACTGTCTGACATTGATGTATACTAATTGTCAGTGGACAGCTGGTTAAACTTTGTCTTATATATTGCACTTTTGTTTTCCACATGAATAATAGAGCAGAGAAGGAGTGGGGCGATGGCATAAGGGGACTGTCCCTTAGTGCTGCACGGTATGCCCTGTTACGATTGGAGGCGGGACCTCCGCACACTAAGAACTGGAGGTACAGCTACACCAAAACGAGACGTCTGACGACCACATTGCATGCTTTGTCATTTTGTCCAAATCAAATCTAACAGCTAAAACCATTCAGTGGATCTTACTTTAACAGTAGGCTTCCTTTTATTGCTTTTCTCCAACACCTTTCACTACAGACCTCAGCTGCTCGTGCTGTTGAAGCTAGATGAAGACCTCCACGTAAAATATCCTCGAATGCTCACCTTTGCCTCACAGCTGAAGGCAGGGAAAGGCCTGACTATTGTGGGATCTGTCATCCAGGGCAACTTCCTGGACAGCTATGGGGAATTGCAGGCATCTGAACAGGTAAATACAgggattacatttcatttaaatgcgCTGGACAATTCCCTATTATCTGTACCATCTTCATGTGCTACAATGTTTTCCTCAGCAgctgattttacatttttatcttCATACACATCTGTTACTTCAGTTAAACTTAATGGCTGTGTAAACAgactgtttccccccccacaaTATAACACCTATGAGGGATTTCAGATAAAATAAGGGACTGGAACAGGAATTTTGCGAAGCATAGTTTGCTGTAGTTTATGAGACAGTAACTGAAATTCAATATTTACGCACTGCATCCAGTAAAAACTGATTTCACTGCATCTTGCGTTTTGCAGGAATGTAGAGAAGGTAAAAAATGATATCACTTAATTTAACTTATAATTTATTCATGGTTTATTATATGTGTTATCTGCTTTTTTCCATCATTAACCAAAGTTCTGTTTGCCTACATTACCTCTGCCAGACCATTAAGAACATGATGGAGATTGAGCGAGTGAAGGGTTTCTGCCAGGTCGTGGTGGCGAGCAAAGTGCGGGAGGGTGTTTTCCATCTCATCCAGTCCTGTGGTCTGGGGGGGATGAAGCACAACACTGTGGTGATGGGCTGGCCATATGGATGGAGACAGAGCGAGGATCCTCGTGCCTGGAAGACCTTTATTAGTAAGTGTTGTACTGAAATGCACcattacaattaaaatattcattcaacGTTACACAGAATGATGGCGGCCTCTGTTAAATGACAACCATCACAAGTCAACATTCATCAAGCATGACTGTTTCAACACATCAATCCAGTTTTCACGCTTCTATGCTCATGTGCTAAACAAGCTGTTATGATCTTTGGGTTATAGCAACTGTGACCCTGAATATGTTCGTAAAGGCAGGCTTAGCTGATGAAATGCATTCTGGGTTAGATCTCACCTGGCTTAATCAGAATGTTGGCTGCTGCTATATTCATTTATGAAGTACTGCATGATCTACACTTACATGATGCAGGTAATGTCCATGCCTCTGTGATTTTGTCTCTACTCAGACACAGTCCGCTGCACCACAGCTGCTCATCTGGCCCTGATGGTGCCCAAAAATGTGTCCTTCTACCCCGGCAACCATGAACGCTTCACAGACGGCAACATTGACGTGTGGTGGATTGTTCATGATGGAGGGATGCTAATGCTGTTGCCTTTCCTACTCAAACAGCACAAAGTGAGAGGAGACGTATATCTTTGTGCTTCACTGCAGAAAGTAGATTTTCCAGTTTATAAAGATGATGTGGGTTTTCTCTATGAAAGAGATGTATTTTTtctaaattaatattaaaaaattaGAAGCATCTAAATACTTTCATGTTACTTGAATATTTCTTATTTAAAGactatttatttaaaactttaGTTTGTGTACTGTGTACAATACCTGTGCTTTCAAAGGTATTAAACTCATTGTAATACATGATTACATTTGCATTGTAGGTTTggagaaaatgcaaaatgcGCATCTTCACTGTAGCCCAGATGGACGACAATAGTATTCAGATGAAAAAAGATTTGGCCACTTTCCTTTACCAGCTGAGAATagaggcggaggtggaggtggtggagatggTGAGGATTCCTGTCACAGCTCTTCGAATCTCAGCAAAAGCAAAGTATTGTAATGTGAATACACTTTTTATGGTTAGAAACGGAAGGAATGTGACTAAGTAGTAAACGTTTACAACTGAAAACAGATGCCCTTTATAAAATACTGCACATTTGCAGTTTATCTCAAGATGTCATAAACAAGTTTGTTTAAAAGAAAAGTAGAGAGTAGAAAAAAATCATGCACTGTCCATATTCAATTTGACAAGGATGCTGTGTCTGTATTTCAGCATGACAGCGACATCTCAGCATACACCTACGAGCGGACATTAATGATGGAGCAGAGGTCCCAGATGTTGAGGCATATGAGGCTGTCCagtacagaaagacaaagagaggtAAATGCTTTATCATTTGAAAGAAGACATTACTGTATATTATGCATGTGGAATTACTTAAACATGTAGagttgctgcattttttttatttttattttttatttaacatcttCAGAGCTGGTTATTTGCTGTGGTGTATGCATATAAATAGAGCCTTACGGTGTCCTCATGGCACTTACAGGCCCAGCTGGTTAAGGACAGACACTCGTTGGTGCGTATGGGAAGTTTGTActcagatgaagaagaggaggtggtggAAACTCCTCCAGCGAAGGTTCAGATGACATGGACTAAAGAGAAGTGTGAGGccgagaagaggaaaaagagcaATGCTCCCGAGAACTTCAGAGAACTCATGAGCCTCAAGCCGTAAGTCAGATAATCTAACTTTCAGTGTCACCTTCACCTCCTGTCATTGAGCGGTAAAAACCGCATATCGTTACAAATCGCTCACTTTATTTTCCCCTTCCATTCATGCATGTTTCTCTGTTTGATGTGGTGACATAGTCCCAGAGGCATTCTTATTCACTGTATCTACTGGAGATTTTACATGGCGTCTTGCTTCCCTCCAGGGATCAGTCCAATGTGCGCCGAATGCACACGGCCGTGAAGCTGAATGAGGTCATAGTCAACAGGTCCCATGATGCTCGGCTGGTGCTGCTCAACATGCCGGGGCCACCGCGAAATGCAGAGGGAGATGAGAACTGTATCCTTTGCCATTGTTATCAAAGAAAACGATGCTTAAGGAATGCAACAGATCAGCTTGCAGTACACAGTGTGCGCGGGCTATTTTATAGTCGGTGTCTTTAACTTGGATCATAGATATGGAGTTTCTGGAGGTGCTGACTGAAGGCTTGGAAAGAGTGCTGCTGGTTAGAGGCGGGGGACGGGAGGTTATCACCATCTACTCGTGACCATCAGAGGGCATTACGCCCCGAGACACAAGGCCTACCCTATTACTCTGCTGCCACACAGTTCATGGTAGAGATGCACATTTTATGCTTTCTATTTCTTTAAAATACTGAAATACATTAGTGTACATATCCGTCTGCCTCTGCATTGCTTCACAaattatatttttctctctgGGAAATTTTTGCTTCCGTATGAAACACAGTATTTCAcaagtatttaatttaatttataggTCACAAATGCATCCTCCTGTGTGCCAATAAAGCAACATTTGGCTGTCAGAATTATCCTGTCTATTAAACATGCCATTATCTATTGATTTGATGGTTACAGAGAGCCTGGGTGAACCCCGAGCTGTAACTGAATTACAAGAAGGATACAGCCTGCCCAGGTCTGTGAACTGTTGGCATTTATGAAACatccttattattttatttacagctttGTATTATGGACACACactatttacattatttatgtatttattatttgaacaGTTCCCACTGAGGTAAAAAGAAAGTGATAAGTGATTGACTTTGATGGTTCTATGCAGAATATGGCAAAGGATCCAGTTTGTAATGTGGATGCTAGAGATCATAAATCAATGTattatgttttgttttactaGTCACGAGAATAATATATACTTATAGTTACTCTTTTAGTTATGGAGCAAAACATGAAAAGTTGATATTCACACAAAAAGGGATCTTAATTTAAAATTATTGTGCATTTCATGAAATTCAGGCTGGattttgatgctgtttgttgtctgttttcCTCCACTAGCAGGATTTACCGTCTGTTATTGCCTTTCTATATCCTGCTCTCCAACATTAGTGGAGTTTCCCTGAAGTCAAATTACCAAACCTTGCATATCTTTTTGTTTCTGACACAGTGTTTGCTGTATACCTGATAGCCTGACTGAATTACGTTTTTCAGAGgctgtcattttatttatttacatttttattttttcatcaagaaACCAGTATTTCAGGCCAGCCAGTCAGTGCAGAGACCAGCTGCTCATTTATGCATAGCCTAAACTTTCTGTGAAAGACAACAGTGTTTAAGGATATTGTAATATGATAGAGTATGCAGTTAAAATTCCAATTATGGCATAATACAGCCTTAACATTGTGCTCTATATAGCACAATCTTAGAATGGAAACTTTATAATGACAGTATTTTATCATTTTGAAATGTACAAAAGAATGCACATAGTGcataaagtaataaaatgtGTAACTTTCATGACAGTAGAAACTCAATGTTTATATGACAGTTTACTTTGACGAGATAAATATTGTTCCCGACAGTTCTAAGAGACAATATTAAAattagacaaaaatatattttctcttttgtcaGAAAATAAAGTATACGCTGTGTTTTATGAAGGTCTCATTGTGctgtataaaaatataaaaatataacttgtttgaaaatgtttcattgtGCACTAGTTACCTCTGTCaagaaggttatgtttttgacggggtttgtctgcctgttagttggcaggattatggaaaaactgctggctAGAATTTGatggaattctttttttacatttacttatATAGGAGGTTTTTTCATGAAAATCGTCATGGGCCATGCTGGAGTCaaggtcaggaaaacatattCGATTTTTACATTGAATCCatacaatttagaaccttttgatgatgatccagatcaccacgtggatggTGTGAACCCAATTATGAGGGAAAttagctgcttggcggagggtTGCACTCTCCGTgttcttttctagtttgttGATGTTCTTCCTAAATTATATAAAGtacattgaaaatgtttttgagtaaaatgtgaaatatgtggACAAAAAAGTCAATTTCTATTCACAGATGAGcgattttaaaaataaagatctttATGTTATCCTTCTGTATAATTTGTTTGTGTTATGCTTGTTTGGACTGGATTACTTCTGTATGAGGGGAACAAACATATTTAATGCCCACCATTCTGCACTAAATGTGCTGCAGCGCTCTGAATTCTATGCCTGTCAGAAGAGCACAGTTATTGATTTTTGCCATTATTCTGCCTGTTGACAGCTGAGACAGCCAAATTGCCGATATCTTGACAGCCTAACAAAAGCACAACATTGATCTGGTTTGACAACTTCTGAACTATGTTGTCTGGAAAGTGCCAGAGTGTGGGAAAATGTGTACCCTGACAATCTCTGCACATCCACATAATACAATTTCTAGAGACATTAAAGTTTCTGCAGTGCTAttgatttatgatttatgtTTCCATTATACTTGGTGCTTCTGTCTTGTGTAAGCAACCTCCCTCCATTTTTTAGCAACTCAGCTCCAGTTACCCTATTAAATACCCTGATCAAAGTCCTGTAAAATCTAGGAGGATAATTGTTCAACtcaaacacaagacaaaaaagATAAACATGTCCGACCTCTCCAGTAAAAACACTACTTTAAATACATTCCTCCCTCTGAGCTGTAGCTTGACTGAGGATTGTATTATCACTCAGGCAAAAGCTACCATATTGTATAATCATGTCAAAATCAAAATATATCCAGGACGGGGGGATGAAAATCAAGTGACAAATATTCTGACATATTTATGTATTCCCAATTTATTTACTTGGTAtgatattataatatttatagTTTCTATGTCTTGTTTTTATGAACTGTAAATAATACAAGAGTGTGCTTTCATGAATCACTTGAtgtgtttttgcattcattcatagtagaaagaaaatgtgcacTGAAGAATAATAAATTAGACATTCAATAAAACAATCCCTCTTTCCCCCTCATTTGACATGCACGTTTCCCTGGAAGAATGTGACCAACTCAGATGTATTATTCTTAGTGCACATGTGTCTGACTTTAATCTATTTGTTCTGGTGTCAGCCACAGAGTCCTTCTGGTGCCCACACGTCACTACAGGCAGAAAGCATATACTGTCTAACAAAGGAGCAGGGCTATGACCGACGAGAAGGAGAGACACATTCATGGTGCCATGACTGTAATTCTAGGTTTTATTCCCAAACTTAGTTCCTACAGGTCCAAACTAAAATTACAATAACTGTGGCCCCCACATGGCCCACTGGGTGAGTGATGTCTGGGATCTCTTCGGTGAAATTGTGAGGCCTCTTCAGTTGGAGAACTATATGACTGGCTGATAGGAGAGCTGGATTACACACAATGTAAATGGGTCTGGTGTTGATGGGGAGCATTAGGGTGTCACAAAtgaatttcaattcaattcagtcagAAGCTACAAAGCCTGTTTCTTTGGTTTTCACCCACTGAGATCTGGCCTTGTAGTCTGTAATGAGGAGAGTGATGCAGCTCTGATTGAAGCACCCTACAGCTTCAATAGAGTAATCACAACTGTGTTGATATTACTCGACCAATCCCCCCCACTGAGATGAAGGGACCCCCAGCTGACACTGTTTAAATTCAATTAACCAAATCGCGCGGTTGTTTTGTCTGAAATGTGATGAGCTCTATATGAAAGAAAAATCGCTTGTGTCTAAAGCTGAGTGTTAATAGTTTGAAAGGAACTTTATAACATTAAATGCACCATTGATGACTTCTGTCAGTTGTGTGGATTAAGATGCTGTTTGCTGTATATTTTAAACTATTTGATTGATAGCACATGCATGTTGAACATCCAGTTTGGTTTATGCTGCGTTCAAACAGGAAATCAGCTACTTCATTGCATTAGGCTGTGCTCCTGTCTATCTTGTATACGAACCCGTGTTCTCGTCCTTGCTTTGCTAAGTTTAAGGACTTGAAGCAAAACCTCCATGCTGATTAAATAAGATATATTGTAAGATATTTagataaaaatacaatattgtaCAGTAAAATGAAAAATTTATACTATATGACTACTGAGTTCATTGCGGTGTGTTTATCTCACGCACATGCGCATTTGACGCAGTTTCTCGGGAGGGAATCTTTATAGTTGAGTATTGTATCAAGTTCACGCTCAAAATTGTAGACAAAAAAATGTacggcaaaacaaaaatatgaagATGAACACAGGACGTTTTTAACAGTTTATTTTTGATGAACTGGCAAGTAATGTCAAGAACGCCGGACTGAAAAGTATGACAGAGGGAGGataagaaggcagggtgacgaagggaatgaggagcaggtgtgataatcagagcaggtgtgacaacaagagggaaagaggagagacaCAGAACACATGAAGTAATGCAACACAAAAAGGAAGGGCATGGAGGCATAAAATACTAGGAtggaggaaaaaacacaaacatgacaagGCATCAGTAGCGCATTCAAATCTTCAAATCTTCAATGCCACTTCAGTTCACCTCATGCCAACGTTGACCAGGAATGTCCAAATGGGACTAAACTTTGCGAACACGCATTGGTCACTTTTAGAAGTCAGCCAGAAACGCTGCCACACTTGTTCCAAAAGATTTAcgaagcactcagagaacgtAACGCTTGCGTCAGATCAACTGAAAGCCTCACAATTTTGTCGTATCAGACACGCTGTTGAACACGGAATATCGGACATAAACATGGATGCTGAATCAAAGATGCACTCAACTTCAAGCATGTGAGTATTTCAGTGTCGCATTCATGAGTGTTGTGACATGCAAGACAGCTTTTTAGTAAACTTTTGCTTTTCTGTCATTTCACATATATTcactttcccttttttttggtAATAATATTCTATATTTTGTTTACATTTCTTAGGCTCTTGATTAAAATCAGCTTTGTTTCTACTCACCTATCTGAGTAAGCTTACCGCCCATGTTTCACTTTTGCACTTGCAGTCATCATagatatatactgtatctcAAAGTTCCACTTCTTTACAATGCAACCGGTGCTTTACAAAGACCATAAGAAATGCTATtgtatgttattatttatttgtttgtgcagTGGACTTCTTTGAAAtgagagtttgtgtttgtgagacgCAATGTTCATTGTTGAAAATGCCTGGCCTGTGGTCTTAGTACTGAGGACGTTATTTTTTTGCCATTATTATGTTGATGTGTGACATTTACAGTAAATCTGGCTGGGCAtgtaggtctgtgtgtgagtgtgtctctgtgtgtgatgtggCTCTCGTTGTTTGACTGTTTGGCCACCCCGGTTCTAAAGTAATTGGCCAAATGTATGAAAATGGCCTATTTCACAATATTGAAAAACCATTAAAAAGATttctggatccggatccggctcCTGATCTAATATCTTTGGATGAATTTACATGGCAAT is a window encoding:
- the slc12a4 gene encoding solute carrier family 12 member 4 produces the protein MPHFTVVPVKDQAQSSYDSLEGINWVDYRDTGQDCPEYQDTVSSDGHGNHKEDSPFLSTSEAAGKKNDFYDRNLALFEEELDIRPKVSSLLSRLVSYTNITQGAKEHEEEESAHASRRKAPKSPNMGTLMGVYLPCLQNIFGVILFLRLTWIVGMAGIMQSLLIVLMCCSCTMLTAISMSAIATNGVVPAGGSYFMISRSLGPEFGGAVGLCFYLGTTFASAMYILGAIEIFLKYLVPQAAIFHATDPLGSDSALLNNMRVYGTICLSLMAVVVFVGVKYVNKLASLFLACVIISIVSIYAGAIKSMTHPPEFPICMLGNRTLVRDQFDVCSKTVLVGNVTMPSQLWDRFCVQGNMSSPQCDDYFIQNNVTEIQGIPGLGSGIVRENMWSNYLQKGEILEKPGLQSVDAHGAMESFGMYVSADIATSFTLLVGIFFPSATGIMAGSNRSGDLRDAQKSIPVGTILAITTTSLVYITSVVLFGSCIEGVVLRDKFGDAVRKYLVVGTLSWPSPWVIVIGSFFSTIGAGLQSLTGAPRLLQAIAKDNIIPFLRVFGHGKINGEPTWALLLTGLIAELGILIASLDMVAPILSMFFLMCYLFVNLACAVQTLLRTPNWRPRFTYYHWALSFLGMSMCLALMFISSWYYAIVAMGIAGMIYKYIEYQGAEKEWGDGIRGLSLSAARYALLRLEAGPPHTKNWRPQLLVLLKLDEDLHVKYPRMLTFASQLKAGKGLTIVGSVIQGNFLDSYGELQASEQTIKNMMEIERVKGFCQVVVASKVREGVFHLIQSCGLGGMKHNTVVMGWPYGWRQSEDPRAWKTFINTVRCTTAAHLALMVPKNVSFYPGNHERFTDGNIDVWWIVHDGGMLMLLPFLLKQHKVWRKCKMRIFTVAQMDDNSIQMKKDLATFLYQLRIEAEVEVVEMHDSDISAYTYERTLMMEQRSQMLRHMRLSSTERQREAQLVKDRHSLVRMGSLYSDEEEEVVETPPAKVQMTWTKEKCEAEKRKKSNAPENFRELMSLKPDQSNVRRMHTAVKLNEVIVNRSHDARLVLLNMPGPPRNAEGDENYMEFLEVLTEGLERVLLVRGGGREVITIYS